A genomic region of Podarcis raffonei isolate rPodRaf1 chromosome 13, rPodRaf1.pri, whole genome shotgun sequence contains the following coding sequences:
- the LOC128399178 gene encoding vomeronasal type-2 receptor 26-like, protein MVPKFYQHILALAFAVKEVNENPNILPNITLGFHIYDSYYDARMTYRTTLDLLFKMHRFVPNYKCDTQKNLIAIIGGLGYDTTFHMADTLGLYKIPQFAYGSFPPVESDTSQVPSFYHMVPNEAHQYMGIISLLKHFGWMWVGIFALNDNSGEHFLQTLEPLLSQNGICSAFAQRIPKQVYLDDLDEMHDIALNMHVPFTNNKVTAFIVYGESLTIIALRALIFLQYPTNKENTSFKKVWIFTAQTDFISMGLLKAWNVLLFQGAISFTIHSQNLLAFPEFLQSIKPSQSQGDGFIKGFWEQAFDCILPNFNTPMEVNGMCTGEERLHSLPRSLFEMSMTGHSYSIYNGVYTVAHALHNIYSPKSKQTAMGRSKSLLQDLQPWQLHSYLHSISFNNSAGESVTFTDQREMGGGFDIMNMIMFLNRSFIRVQVGWIDPDAINGREFILFEDMVQWHNGFNQVMPISVCNDYCHPGNRKKKKEGHKFCCYDCTPCPEGEISNQNDMADCFRCPEDQYANKNKNGCIPKIITFLSYEEALGISLMAVAIAFSLITILVLGTFIKHKDTPIVKANNRDLTYALLIALLLCLLSSLLFIGHPGKVTCLLRQPTFGIIFSVAVSCVLAKTITVVAAFMATKPGSSMRKWMGKRLTNSVILSCSLVQVIICTGWLMTSPPFPDLDMHSVMEETIVQCNEGSVTMFYCVLGYMGLLAIASFIVAFAARKLPDSFNEAKFITFSMLLFCSVWLSFVPTYLSTKGKSMVVVEIFSILSSSAGLLVCIFAPKCYIIVLKPELNKREQLIKRKM, encoded by the exons ATGGTGCCAAAATTTTATCAGCACATCCTAGCAttggcatttgctgtgaaagAAGTCAATGAGAATCCCAACATCTTGCCCAATATCACACTtggcttccacatctatgacagctattatGATGCTAGGATGACCTACCGTACAACTCTAGACCTCCTCTTCAAGATGCATAGATTTgtccccaactacaaatgtgacaccCAGAAAAACCTCATAGCCATCATTGGAGGACTTGGCTATGATACGACTTTCCATATGGCAGATACATTAGGTCTCTACAAGATACCACAG TTTGCATATGGTTCATTTCCCCCAGTGGAGAGTGATACAAGTCAGGTTCCTTCTTTTTACCACATGGTGCCCAATGAAGCCCACCAGTACATGGGTATTATCAGTTTGCTTAAGCATTTTGGATGGATGTGGGTTGGAATTTTTGCTCTGAATGATAACAGTGGAGAACATTTTTTGCAAACCCTGGAGCCACTGCTTTCTCAGAATGGAATTTGTTCAGCCTTTGCACAAAGAATCCCAAAACAAGTCTATCTTGATGACTTGGATGAAATGCATGATATAGCCTTAAATATGCATGTACCATTCACAAATAATAAGGTCACTGCATTTATTGTCTATGGAGAATCCCTAACAATTATAGCACTGAGAGCTCTTATATTTCTGCAATATCCTACAAATAAAGAAAACACATCATTTAAAAAGGTTTGGATTTTTACAGCACAGACTGATTTCATATCTATGGGTCTTCTTAAGGCTTGGAATGTTCTGCTCTTCCAAGGTGCCATTTCCTTCACAATTCATTCACAAAATCTTCTAGCATTCCCAGAATTTCTTCAGAGCATAAAGCCTTCCCAGAGCCAGGGAGATGGTTTCATCAAGGgcttctgggagcaagcatttgactgtATTCTTCCCAATTTCAATACACCAATGGAGGTCAATGGTATgtgtactggagaggagaggtTGCATAGTCTTCCAAGGTCTctatttgaaatgagcatgactggtcacagctacagtatctataatggtGTCTACACTGTGGCTCACGCCTTGCATAACATTTACTCACCTAAATCCAAGCAAACAGCTATGGGGAGAAGTAAAAGTTTACTTCAAGATCtacagccttggcag CTCCACTCTTATCTTCATAGTatttcatttaacaactcagcTGGAGAATCAGTGACTTTTACTGATCAAAGAGAAATGGGAGGTGGATTTGACATCATGAATATGATCATGTTCCTGAATAGGTCCTTCATTCGCGTGCAAGTTGGATGGATTGATCCTGATGCAATAAATGGAAGAGAATTCATCCTTTTTGAGGACATGGTTCAGTGGCACAATGGTTTTAATCAG GTGATGCCCATATCTGTGTGCAATGACTACTGTCACCCAGGTaataggaagaaaaagaaggaagggcataaattttgctgctatgattgtactccatgtccagaaggggaGATTTCAAACCAGAATG ATATGGCTGACTGCTTCAGATGCCCAGAAGATCAGTATGCAAATAAGAACAAAAATGGATGCATTCCCAAAATAATAACCTTTCTTTCTTATGAGGAAGCTTTAGGGATCAGCTTAATGGCAGTTGCAATTGCTTTTTCCCTAATTACAATTTTGGTGCTGGGAACTTTTATTAAACACAaagacactcccattgtcaaagccaacaacagggatCTCACCTATGCTCTCCTCATTGCCCTTCTACTCTGCTTGCTCTCATCTCTTCTATTCATTGGACACCCTGGCAAAGTGACCTGTCTTCTTCGACAACcaacttttggcatcatcttctccgtggctgtttcttgtgtgttggccaaaaccatcactgtagttgcagctttcatggccaccaagcctggGTCCAGTATGAGGAAGTGGATGGGGAAAAGACTGACCAATTCTGTTATCCTTTCCTGCTCCCTCGTTCAAGTGATTATTTGTACTGGGTGGTTGAtgacctctcccccattccctgatCTAGACATGCACTCAGTAATGGAAGAAACcattgtgcaatgtaatgaaggctcagtgaccatgttttactgtgtcttgggctacatgggcctcctggccattgccagcttcattgtggcatttGCAGCTCGCAAATTAccagacagttttaatgaagccaaattcattaccttcagtatgttgctcttctgcagtgtttggctttcttttgttccaacctatctgagcaccaaagggaaatccatggtggtggtggagatcttctccatcttgtcctCCAGTGCTGGATTGTTGGTCTGCATCTttgcccctaaatgctacatcattgttcTGAAGCCTGAGCTGAACAAAAGGGAGCAACTAATAAAGAGAAAGATGTAA
- the LOC128399179 gene encoding vomeronasal type-2 receptor 26-like: protein MITKFYQHILVLAFAEKEINENPNILPNVTLGFHIYDSYYDARMTYRTTLDLLFKSNSFVPNYKCDTQKNLLATIGGLGSDTSFHMADALRIYKIPQLTYGSFPPEERDSSQVPSFYRMVPNEVHQYMGIISLLKHFGWTWVGLFAVNDNSGEYFLKTLEPLLSQNGICSAFTQRIPKLLYFDKLDEMYDLASNMYALFMDAKATTFIVYGESQTITGLRVIIFLRDPTNKENASLKKVWILTAQIDFISMGLTKFWNVLLFQGAFSLTIHSQKLLAFQDFLQNIKPSFTQGNGFSKVFWEQAFDCIFPNLDAPMEVNDLCTGEERLQSLPGSHFEMSMTGHSYCIYNAVYVVAHALHALYSSRSKQRANESSKRLKFQDFQPWQLHHFIHAISFNNSVGETVSFTDNREMQGGFDIMNMITFPNKSFIRLKIGWVNPNALDGKEFNLHEDIIRWHDDFNQMMPVSTCSESCHPGNQKKMMEGQKFCCYDCTPCLEGKISNHNDMDDCFTCPEDQYANKKKDGCIPKTISFLSYDEPLGLSLASFALSFSLITTLVLATFIQHKDTPIVKANNRDLTYALLIALLLCFLSSFLFIGHPGKVTCLLRQPTFGIVFSVAVSCVLAKTITVVVAFMATKPGSSMRKWVGKRLSNSIVLSGSLIQTSICAVWLKWSPPFPALDMDSVTEETIVHCNEGSVTMFYCVLGYMGLLAIASFIVAFAARKLPDSFNEAKFITFSMLLFCSVWLSFFPTYLSTKGKSMVLVEIFSILSSSAGLLGCIFAPKCYIIVLKPELNRKEQLIRRMK, encoded by the exons ATGATAACCAAATTCTACCAGCACATTCTGGTCTTGGCATTTGCTGAGAAAGAAATCAATGAGAACCCAAACATCTTGCCCAATGTCACACTtggcttccacatctatgatagctatTATGATGCAAGGATGACCTATCGGACCACGCTGGACCTGCTCTTCAAATCAAACAGCTTTgtccccaactacaaatgtgacaccCAGAAAAACCTCCTAGCTACTATTGGGGGACTTGGCTCTGACACCTCCTTCCACATGGCAGATGCGTTGAGAATCTACAAGATCCCACAG CTCACATATGGTTCGTTTCCCCCAGAGGAGAGGGATTCAAGTCAGGTTCCTTCTTTTTACCGCATGGTGCCTAATGAAGTCCACCAGTACATGGGTATTATCAGTTTGCTTAAGCATTTTGGATGGACGTGGGTTGGACTATTTGCTGTGAATGATAACAGTGGGGAATATTTCCTCAAGACTCTGGAGCCCCTGCTTTCTCAAAATGGAATTTGTTCAGCCTTCACACAAAGAATCCCAAAACTACTCTATTTTGATAAGTTGGATGAAATGTATGATTTAGCTTCAAATATGTATGCACTATTTATGGATGCTAAAGCCACAACATTTATCGTTTATGGAGAATCTCAGACAATTACAGGACTGAGAGTTATTATATTTTTGCGAGATCCTACAAATAAGGAAAATGCATCACTTAAGAAGGTGTGGATTTTGACAGCCCAGATTGATTTCATATCTATGGGTCTTACTAAGTTTTGGAATGTTCTGCTCTTTCAAGGTGCCTTTTCCCTCACAATTCACTCACAGAAACTTCTAGCATTCCAAGATTTTCTCCAAAACATAAAGCCTTCTTTTACTCAGGGAAATGGTTTTTCCAAAGTCTtttgggagcaagcatttgactgtATATTTCCAAATCTTGATGCACCAATGGAGGTCAATGACCTGTGTACTGGGGAGGAGAGGTTGCAGAGCCTTCCCGGGTCTCATTTTGAAATGAGTATGACTGGCCACAGTTACTGCAtttacaatgctgtctatgttgtggctcatgctttgcatgcactTTATTCATCTAGATCCAAACAGAGAGCAAATGAGAGTAGTAAAAGATTAAAATTTCAAGATTtccagccttggcag CTCCACCATTTTATCCATGCcatttcatttaacaactcagTTGGAGAAACAGTGTCCTTTACTGATAACAGAGAAATGCAAGGTGGATTTGACATTATGAACATGATCACATTTCCAAATAAGTCTTTCATCCGTTTGAAAATAGGATGGGTGAATCCTAATGCTCTTGATGGAAAAGAATTCAACCTTCATGAGGACATAATTAGGTGGCACGATGATTTTAACCAG ATGATGCCCGTCTCTACATGCAGTGAATCCTGCCACCCTGGTAATCAGAAGAAAATGATGGAAGGACAGAAATTTTGCTGCTACGATTGTACTCCATGTCTAGAGGGGAAGATTTCAAACCATAATG ACATGGATGACTGCTTCACATGCCCAGAAGATCAGTATGCAAACAAGAAGAAAGATGGATGCATCCCTAAAACTATCAGCTTTCTTTCTTATGATGAACCTTTAGGGCTTAGCCTGGCCTcatttgctctttctttttccctgatCACAACTTTGGTGCTTGCAACGTTTATTCAGCACAaagacactcccattgtcaaagccaacaacagggatCTCACCTATGCTCTCCTCATTGCCCTTCTGCTATGTTTCCTCTCATCTTTTCTATTCATTGGACACCCTGGCAAAGTGACCTGCCTTCTTCGACAACCCACTTTTGGCATCGTCTTCTCTGTAGCAGTTTCctgtgtgttggccaaaaccatcacagtAGTtgtggctttcatggccaccaagccaggctccagtatgaggaagtgggtgggaaaAAGACTGAGCAACTCCATTGTCCTTTCCGGCTCACTCATTCAAACAAGCATTTGTGCTGTGTGGTTGAAGTGGTCTCCCCCATTCCCTGCTCTAGACATGGACTCAGTAACAGAGGAAACCATTGTACACTGTAATGAAGGCTCAGtgaccatgttttactgtgtcctgggctacatgggcctcctggccattgccagcttcattgtggcatttGCAGCTCGCAAATTaccagacagtttcaatgaagccaagttcattactttcagcatgttgctgttctgcagtgtttggctgtcttTTTTCCCAacctatctgagcaccaaagggaaatccATGGTGttggtggagatcttctccatcttgtcctccagtgctgggttactgggctgcatctttgccccaaaatgctacatcattgttcTAAAGCCTGAGCTTAACAGAAAGGAGCAACTAATAAGGAGAATGAAGTGA
- the LOC128399180 gene encoding vomeronasal type-2 receptor 26-like has translation MLTKFYQHILALAFAVKEVNENPKFCPNITLGFHIYDSYYDARMTYRTTLDLLFKSHRFVPNYKCDTQKNLIAIIGGLSADTSFHMADTLGIYKIPQLTYGSFPPDKNYGSQVPSFYRMVPNEAHQHMGIISLIKHFGWTWVGLFTVDDNSGEHFLRTLEPLLSHNGICLAFTQRIPQVARFDNWVELHDIGLNIYVHLTDDKANAFMMYGESMMIIWLRTILFLRDPENRETSSFKKVWIITTQIDFILTGSQRSWGLQIFQGAISFTIHSQNLPQFQEFLQGIKLHWTQGDGFFKDFWEQAFDCTFPNPSVSTEVNDMCTGEESLQSLPGSLFEMSMTGHSYSIYKAVYVVAHVLQGIYLTNFKKRAIGNSGVLKFQDLQPWQLHHFFHDISFNNSAGETVLFTDNREMRGGFDIMNMIAFPNKSFIQLKIGSVNPYALDGKEFIINEDMIMWHEGFNQVVPISVCNEPCHPGNQKKRKEGHKFCCYDCTPCPEGKISNQNDMTDCFRCPEDKYVNKKKNRCISKLKTFLSYKDPVGISLTTVAAAFSLITMLVLGTFIQHKDTPIVKANNRDLTYALLIALLLCFLSSFLFIGYPGKMTCLLRQPTFGIIFSVAVSCVLAKTITVVAAFMATKPGSTMRKWVGKRLTNTIVLSCSLIQVSICSGWLMISPPFPALDMHSLTEETIVQCNEGSVTLFYCVLGYMGLLAIASFIVAFAARKLPDSFNEAKFITFSMLLFCSVWLSFVPSYLSTKGKSMVVVEIFSILSSSAGLLGCIFAPKCYIIVLKPELNNREQLIKRKM, from the exons ATGCTAACTAAATTCTACCAGCACATTCTTGCCTTGGCATTTGCCGTAAAAGAGGTAAATGAGAACCCCAAGTTTTGTCCTAATATCACCCTcggcttccacatctatgatagctaCTATGATGCCAGAATGACCTATCGTACCACTCTTGACCTGCTCTTCAAATCACATAGATTTGTtcccaactacaaatgtgataCCCAGAAAAATCTCATAGCCATCATTGGGGGACTTAGCGCTGACACCTCCTTCCATATGGCTGACACATTAggcatctacaagattccacag CTCACATATGGATCATTTCCCCCAGATAAAAATTATGGAAGCCAAGTACCTTCATTTTACCGCATGGTGCCCAATGAAGCCCATCAGCATATGGGGATTATCAGTTTGATTAAGCATTTTGGATGGACCTGGGTTGGGCTCTTTACTGTCGATGATAATAGTGGAGAACATTTCTTGCGGACCCTGGAGCCATTACTTTCCCATAATGGAATCTGTTTAGCCTTCACGCAAAGAATCCCACAAGTAGCCCGTTTTGATAATTGGGTTGAACTTCATGATATAGGCTTAAATATTTATGTTCATTTAACAGATGACAAAGCCAATGCTTTTATGATGTATGGAGAATCTATGATGATTATATGGCTCAGAACTATTCTATTTCTAAGAGATCCTGAAAATAGGGAAACATCATCATTTAAAAAGGTGTGGATTATAACAACTCAGATTGATTTCATATTAACAGGATCTCAAAGGAGTTGGGGCCTTCAGATCTTCCAAGGTGCTATTTCCTTCACAATTCATTCACAAAATCTCCCACAGTTCCAAGAATTTCTTCAGGGAATAAAACTTCACTGGACACAGGGAGATGGCTTTTTCAAGGACTtttgggagcaagcatttgattgTACATTTCCAAATCCCAGTGTATCAACAGAGGTCAATGACATGTGTACTGGGGAAGAGAGCTTGCAGAGTCTTCCAGGGTCTctatttgaaatgagcatgactggccacagctacagtatctacaagGCTGTTTACGTTGTGGCTCATGTTTTGCAAGGCATATATTTGACTAATTTCAAGAAAAGAGCAATAGGAAACAGTGGAGTATTAAAATTTCAAGATCtacagccttggcag CTGCACCATTTTTTCCATGacatttcatttaacaactcagcTGGAGAAACAGTATTATTTACTGATAACAGAGAAATGCGAGGTGGATTTGACATTATGAACATGATCGCCTTCCCAAATAAGTCCTTCATTCAACTGAAAATAGGATCGGTGAATCCCTATGCACTTGATGGAAAAGAATTCATCATTAATGAGGACATGATTATGTGGCACGAAGGTTTTAACCAG GTGGTGCCCATTTCTGTGTGCAATGAACCCTGCCACCCTGGtaatcagaagaaaaggaaggaagggcataaattttgttgctatgattgtactccatgtccagaagggaagatttcaaaccAGAATG ACATGACTGACTGCTTCAGATGCCCAGAAGATAAGTATgtgaacaagaagaaaaatagatGCATTTCCAAATTAAAAACCTTTCTTTCTTATAAGGATCCTGTAGGGATCAGCTTAACCACAGTTGCAGCTGCTTTTTCCCTGATCACAATGTTGGTGCTAGGAACTTTTATCCAACACAaagacactcccattgtcaaagccaacaacagggatCTCACCTATGCTCTCCTCATTGCCCTCCTACTCTGCTTCCTCTCATCCTTTCTATTCATTGGATACCCTGGCAAAATGACCTGTCTTCTTCGACAACcaacttttggcatcatcttctctgtggctgtttcttgtgtgttggccaaaaccatcactgtagttgcagctttcatggccaccaagccagggtccactatgaggaagtgggtggggaaaagactgacCAACAccattgtcctttcctgctcACTCATTCAAGTGAGCATTTGTAGtggctggttgatgatctctcccCCGTTCCCTGCTCTTGACATGCACTCGCTAACAGAAGAAACcattgtgcaatgtaatgaaggctcAGTGAccctgttttactgtgtcctgggctacatgggcctacTGGCCATTGCCAGTTTCATTGTGGCATTTGCAGCTCGCAAATTAccagacagttttaatgaagccaagttcattaccttcagcatgttgctgttctgcagtgtttggctttcttttgtcccatcatacctgagcaccaaagggaaatccatggtggtggtggagatcttctccatcttgtcctCCAGTGCTGGATTGTTGGGCTGCATCTTTGCCCCTAAATGTTACATCATTGTTCTGaagcctgagctgaacaacaggGAGCAACTAATAAAGAGAAAGATGTAA